The Drosophila innubila isolate TH190305 chromosome 3R unlocalized genomic scaffold, UK_Dinn_1.0 2_E_3R, whole genome shotgun sequence genome has a segment encoding these proteins:
- the LOC117789748 gene encoding golgin-84 has protein sequence MSSWITGLADKAENILTKLDQNAATALHTDAAPALDTMKKSLTSSTQSLKTTLSPAKRSPNSSSSTPMSLSMVGNSASSAKSEGHNVVTTELRHKLPTSASFSVNTDNGNNMDTHELAAFKIALNEITGERDELRMRLEELNRDSENLGLRQRAQELENQTQALSEERDKAVHELNEAQTAHMAYVHSISELESNLAKLQQEYVSTAHKLQMQIKETDQQRTELQEYRTKAQRALQAKDALIAELKANPNAEGTGQELANKDSETRFLQIEYDAIKQELQHANEEQQKLRLQLDDYIIQERQHELDIGIARQREQSLAKELRTVREHNVVIESEQRMLTQELSTLRQQMSNQMASAATRLQEKEHQLQQQRQQLSESGVTNAKTDYENRLKALTQSLVERQGLLERVTSERNALRLQHENMQAQLNQNMHTLEMGHQRNSSSSRSTLLSNSTDDVKAQFPLIMHPSPFDNRVARRFKRALRQADSVGIRVGAFLRRYPMMRICMILYVALLHLWVMFVLLSTTPN, from the exons ATGTCTTCATGGATAACAGGATTGGCCGATAAGGCAGAGAATATATTAACCAAATTAGACCAAAATGCAGCAACGGCCTTGCACACAGATGCTGCACCAGCATTGGATACCATGAAGAAAAGCTTAACTAGCAGCACACAATCCTTGAAGACGACACTTTCTCCAGCCAAGCGATCTCCcaacagcagtagcagcacACCCATGTCGTTGTCCATGGTGGGTAATAGCGCCTCCAGCGCTAAAAGCGAGGGACATAATGTGGTGACCACAGAGCTACGCCATAAGTTACCAACATCCGCAAGTTTTTCAGTTAATACGGATAACGGCAACAACATGGACACACACGAATTGGCGGCATTCAAGATTGCTCTGAATGAAATCACAGGTGAACGGGACGAGTTGCGAATGCGTCTGGAGGAGCTCAACCGCGACAGCGAAAACCTTGGCCTTAGGCAGCGGGCCCAGGAGTTGGAGAACCAAACTCAAGCATTATCTGAGGAGCGTGATAAGGCCGTGCACGAACTTAACGAGGCGCAAACAGCTCACATGGCGTACGTGCACTCCATCTCAGAGCTGGAGAGCAATCTTGCTAAACTGCAACAGGAGTACGTGAGCAcagcccacaaattgcaaatgcaaatcaagGAGACAGATCAACAGCGTACGGAGCTGCAAGAGTATCGGACGAAAGCACAGCGAGCACTGCAAGCAAAGGATGCGCTCATAGCTGAGCTCAAAGCGAATCCCAATGCAGAAGGTACTGGGCAAGAGTTAGCCAACAAGGACAGTGAAACACGTTTCCTACAGATCGAATATGATGCCATTAAACAGGAGCTGCAGCACGCCAATGAGGAGCAACAGAAACTGCGACTGCAGCTAGATGATTACATCATACAGGAGCGCCAACACGAACTGGACATCGGTATCGCTCGTCAACGGGAGCAAAGTCTAGCCAAAGAGCTGCGCACTGTCCGGGAGCACAACGTGGTGATCGAATCAGAGCAACGCATGCTGACACAGGAGTTGTCTACGCTGCGTCAACAAATGAGCAACCAAATGGCTTCCGCTGCCACCCGTCTGCAGGAGAAGGAGCAtcaattgcaacagcagcggcaacaactaAGCGAATCCGGTGTCACAAATGCCAAGACCGACTATGAGAATCGTCTCAAAGCTCTCACACAATCTCTGGTCGAGCGACAAGGTTTACTAGAACGCGTCACATCGGAGCGCAATGCACTGCGACTGCAGCACGAGAATATGCAGGCGCAGCTGAATCAGAATATGCATACGCTGGAAATGGGACACCAACGTAACAGCTCCAGTTCCCGCAGCACGCTGCTCTCGAACAGCACCGATGATG TCAAGGCACAGTTTCCGCTGATAATGCATCCAAGTCCATTTGATAACCGGGTCGCCCGTCGTTTCAAGCGCGCTCTGCGCCAGGCAGACTCCGTGGGCATACGTGTTGGTGCCTTCCTGCGACGTTATCCGATGATGCGCATATGTATGATTCTATACGTGGCCTTGCTGCATCTGTGGGTCATGTTTGTGCTACTTTCCACAACGCCCAACTGA
- the LOC117791550 gene encoding spidroin-1 isoform X2, giving the protein MEGAAQVSAPPGGGPRGGGYRGRGGGPPMRGGFERGRGRGMGRGHFMGGMRGGGMGGGGPPMQGMMSGPSRGMRPRGGLGYQGRGGSGGFQPRGAPMGMRGGRPPMYQQPPKQHTGADNNKTVSPVPTASAVAGDQQSGDAAGEDGTDAAAGATSSTTAAVNSHVVSSAPGSNSNNNGGPPPYISRGRGRGGPFGGRGRGGGYNSHMNGNGGSGMYQHSHHTSSMGGPGSEHGGMPRRGSLRGRGGGYNQALKRGAPGGPGPKRGRYEGGPYGQRPMTPKYHSASQHMPQSSYGSQTSHHAPAPSHHGGYQTHDQTQHFDPYSQSGYSAQPTAQQGYNGYGQSSGYAAHTTQATTPASSSYASHHGTEYDQSQYQGYNSTGYAQQDTRYQYGQDYSQQYGTAAVDYNATGQTDYSQQSAAYDERAYAGYDSQAYSQNYSNAAAYY; this is encoded by the exons ATGGAAGGAGCTGCACAAGTATCTGCCCCACCGGGCGGTGGTCCACGTGGCGGTGGCTACAGAGGTCGTGGCGGTGGCCCTCCAATGCGCGGTGGCTTCGAGCGTGGACGTGGACGCGGAATGGGTCGCGGTCACTTCATGGGTGGCATGCGCGGTGGGGGAATGGGCGGCGGTGGTCCGCCGATGCAGGGCATGATGTCGGGCCCCTCCCGCGGCATGCGTCCCCGTGGTGGACTGGGATATCAAGGTCGAGGTGGGAGCGGCGGCTTTCAGCCACGCGGTGCTCCCATGGGTATGCGGGGCGGTCGTCCGCCTATGTACCAGCAGC CTCCCAAACAGCACACTGGCGCCGATAACAACAAGACGGTATCACCAGTACCCACAGCTTCCGCAGTAGCTGGAGATCAGCAGTCCGGCGATGCTGCCGGTGAAGATGGCACGGACGCAGCAGCTGGAGCAACCAGCTCGACAACTGCAGCAGTCAACTCACATGTGGTAAGCAGTGCAcctggcagcaacagcaacaacaacggaggACCGCCGCCCTACATAAGTCGGGGTCGAGGACGTGGCGGACCGTTTGGTGGTCGCGGACGCGGCGGCGGTTACAACTCACACATGAACGGCAATGGCGGAAGCGGGATGTACCAGCACTCGCACCACACCAGCTCGATGGGCGGACCAGGAAGCGAGCACGGCGGAATGCCGCGACGTGGCTCCCTGCGCGGGCGAGGCGGTGGTTACAATCAAG CTCTCAAACGTGGCGCACCCGGAGGTCCAGGCCCCAAGCGTGGACGTTAcgaggggggaccctatggccAGCGACCCATGACGCCAAAGTATCACTCGGCCTCCCAGCATATGCCCCAATCCTCATATGGATCGCAAACAAGCCATCATGCTCCAGCACCAAG CCATCATGGTGGCTATCAGACGCATGACCAGACGCAGCATTTCGATCCGTACTCCCAGAGCGGATACAGTGCACAGCCGACCGCTCAGCAGGGCTACAACGGATATGGTCAGAGCAGCGGCTATGcagcacacacaacacaagCGACCACACCAGCCAGCAGCAGTTATGCGTCGCATCATGGCACTGAATATGATCAGAGCCAATATCAAGGCTACAA CTCAACGGGATATGCCCAGCAAGATACGCGCTATCAGTACGGCCAAGACTATAGCCAACAGTATGGAACGGCAGCAGTTGATTACAATGCAACTGGTCAAACGGATTACAGTCAACAGAGCGCTGCTTACGATGAACGCGCTTATGCCGGTTATG ATTCGCAGGCGTATTCTCAGAACTACTCGAACGCAGCAGCCTATTACTAG
- the LOC117791550 gene encoding hornerin isoform X1, whose translation MEGAAQVSAPPGGGPRGGGYRGRGGGPPMRGGFERGRGRGMGRGHFMGGMRGGGMGGGGPPMQGMMSGPSRGMRPRGGLGYQGRGGSGGFQPRGAPMGMRGGRPPMYQQPPKQHTGADNNKTVSPVPTASAVAGDQQSGDAAGEDGTDAAAGATSSTTAAVNSHVVSSAPGSNSNNNGGPPPYISRGRGRGGPFGGRGRGGGYNSHMNGNGGSGMYQHSHHTSSMGGPGSEHGGMPRRGSLRGRGGGYNQGMSRPPMQHHQQAHNVNTQIAPVPALKRGAPGGPGPKRGRYEGGPYGQRPMTPKYHSASQHMPQSSYGSQTSHHAPAPSHHGGYQTHDQTQHFDPYSQSGYSAQPTAQQGYNGYGQSSGYAAHTTQATTPASSSYASHHGTEYDQSQYQGYNSTGYAQQDTRYQYGQDYSQQYGTAAVDYNATGQTDYSQQSAAYDERAYAGYDSQAYSQNYSNAAAYY comes from the exons ATGGAAGGAGCTGCACAAGTATCTGCCCCACCGGGCGGTGGTCCACGTGGCGGTGGCTACAGAGGTCGTGGCGGTGGCCCTCCAATGCGCGGTGGCTTCGAGCGTGGACGTGGACGCGGAATGGGTCGCGGTCACTTCATGGGTGGCATGCGCGGTGGGGGAATGGGCGGCGGTGGTCCGCCGATGCAGGGCATGATGTCGGGCCCCTCCCGCGGCATGCGTCCCCGTGGTGGACTGGGATATCAAGGTCGAGGTGGGAGCGGCGGCTTTCAGCCACGCGGTGCTCCCATGGGTATGCGGGGCGGTCGTCCGCCTATGTACCAGCAGC CTCCCAAACAGCACACTGGCGCCGATAACAACAAGACGGTATCACCAGTACCCACAGCTTCCGCAGTAGCTGGAGATCAGCAGTCCGGCGATGCTGCCGGTGAAGATGGCACGGACGCAGCAGCTGGAGCAACCAGCTCGACAACTGCAGCAGTCAACTCACATGTGGTAAGCAGTGCAcctggcagcaacagcaacaacaacggaggACCGCCGCCCTACATAAGTCGGGGTCGAGGACGTGGCGGACCGTTTGGTGGTCGCGGACGCGGCGGCGGTTACAACTCACACATGAACGGCAATGGCGGAAGCGGGATGTACCAGCACTCGCACCACACCAGCTCGATGGGCGGACCAGGAAGCGAGCACGGCGGAATGCCGCGACGTGGCTCCCTGCGCGGGCGAGGCGGTGGTTACAATCAAGGTATGAGTCGGCCACCTATGCAACATCACCAACAGGCACATAATGTCAATACACAAATTGCACCGGTACCAGCTCTCAAACGTGGCGCACCCGGAGGTCCAGGCCCCAAGCGTGGACGTTAcgaggggggaccctatggccAGCGACCCATGACGCCAAAGTATCACTCGGCCTCCCAGCATATGCCCCAATCCTCATATGGATCGCAAACAAGCCATCATGCTCCAGCACCAAG CCATCATGGTGGCTATCAGACGCATGACCAGACGCAGCATTTCGATCCGTACTCCCAGAGCGGATACAGTGCACAGCCGACCGCTCAGCAGGGCTACAACGGATATGGTCAGAGCAGCGGCTATGcagcacacacaacacaagCGACCACACCAGCCAGCAGCAGTTATGCGTCGCATCATGGCACTGAATATGATCAGAGCCAATATCAAGGCTACAA CTCAACGGGATATGCCCAGCAAGATACGCGCTATCAGTACGGCCAAGACTATAGCCAACAGTATGGAACGGCAGCAGTTGATTACAATGCAACTGGTCAAACGGATTACAGTCAACAGAGCGCTGCTTACGATGAACGCGCTTATGCCGGTTATG ATTCGCAGGCGTATTCTCAGAACTACTCGAACGCAGCAGCCTATTACTAG